The proteins below are encoded in one region of Rhizobium sp. 9140:
- a CDS encoding aminotransferase class I/II-fold pyridoxal phosphate-dependent enzyme has protein sequence MSDDRQPAASKMNSSLRENLLDRMRNTHQSSERNRMARSEREVPTPVRRTQMRFEDLPEFKQVQTQEAASAQLGIDNPFYRAHATAAGATTVINGRELINFASYDYLGLNRHPHVLEKANDAIGTYGISASASRLVAGERPVHGELEERIARFYGVDAAVCFVSGYLTNVAAISCLLGPKDLVVHDEFIHNSALAGIKLSGATRRLFKHNDAQDLETVLRTVSGDYRRILVVVEGIYSMDGDVANLPAILKLKAEYGFWLMVDEAHSLGILGRRGRGTFEHYGIDAKEVDIWMGTLSKTTASCGGYIAGNAALASVLKATAGGFVYSVGLAPALTAAAIGSLDILESEPHRAASLRRNGTLFLKLAQEAGLDTGLSAGFSVVPVLVGDSLRAVQLSNDLLAAGVNALPIIHPAVPEGLARLRFFITSEHTEEQIRKTVALTAEKLKDLTDRNFGLASIDIQQMMKLLAAR, from the coding sequence ATGAGCGACGACCGGCAACCTGCCGCATCGAAGATGAACAGCAGCCTGCGCGAGAACCTGCTCGACCGGATGCGCAACACGCATCAGTCATCCGAGCGCAACCGGATGGCGCGCTCCGAACGCGAGGTTCCGACGCCGGTGCGCCGGACGCAGATGCGGTTCGAGGATCTGCCGGAATTCAAGCAGGTGCAGACGCAGGAGGCGGCGAGCGCGCAACTCGGTATCGACAATCCCTTCTACCGTGCGCATGCGACGGCGGCCGGCGCGACGACCGTGATCAACGGTCGCGAGCTGATCAATTTCGCCTCCTACGACTATCTCGGTCTCAACCGCCACCCGCATGTGCTGGAGAAGGCGAACGACGCCATCGGCACCTACGGCATTTCGGCGTCCGCCAGCCGCCTCGTGGCCGGCGAGCGTCCGGTGCATGGCGAACTGGAAGAGCGGATCGCCCGCTTCTATGGCGTGGATGCCGCGGTTTGCTTCGTCAGCGGTTACCTGACCAATGTCGCGGCGATCAGTTGCCTGCTCGGCCCGAAGGATCTGGTCGTCCATGACGAGTTTATCCATAATAGCGCCCTTGCCGGCATAAAGCTTTCGGGTGCGACGCGTCGTCTGTTCAAGCACAACGACGCCCAGGACCTCGAAACGGTGCTGCGGACGGTATCCGGCGACTACCGTCGAATCCTTGTGGTCGTCGAAGGCATCTACTCGATGGATGGCGACGTGGCGAACCTGCCGGCCATCCTCAAGCTCAAGGCGGAATACGGCTTCTGGCTGATGGTGGACGAGGCGCACTCGCTCGGCATTCTCGGCCGCCGGGGTCGCGGCACGTTCGAGCATTACGGCATCGACGCGAAAGAGGTCGACATCTGGATGGGTACGCTGTCGAAAACGACGGCAAGCTGTGGCGGATACATCGCCGGCAATGCGGCGCTCGCTTCCGTTCTCAAGGCAACAGCGGGCGGTTTCGTCTACAGCGTTGGCCTTGCACCGGCTCTGACGGCGGCGGCCATCGGCAGCCTTGATATTCTGGAGAGCGAGCCGCATCGTGCCGCATCCCTCCGGCGCAACGGAACGCTGTTCCTGAAGCTCGCGCAGGAAGCTGGCCTCGACACCGGGCTCAGCGCCGGCTTTTCCGTCGTGCCGGTTCTCGTCGGCGACAGCCTGCGGGCCGTGCAGCTTTCGAACGATCTCCTGGCGGCCGGCGTCAACGCGCTGCCGATCATTCACCCTGCCGTGCCCGAAGGCCTGGCGCGCCTGCGCTTCTTCATCACCAGCGAGCACACCGAAGAGCAGATCCGCAAGACGGTGGCGCTGACGGCGGAGAAGCTCAAAGACCTCACCGACCGCAATTTCGGGCTGGCTTCCATCGATATCCAGCAGATGATGAAACTACTGGCGGCCCGGTGA
- a CDS encoding type I polyketide synthase, translating to MTAEIIGRACVAPGADSPQALFRLLRQGKCAVTRIPSDRWDLARFWHPEMNNPGKTYSFAAGVIDDIYGFDPAAFGMSQREAMYMDPQQRVLLQLAWRAIEDANISLTSLQGENVGVYVGASSLDHANLTVEDPAAAGPYFMTGNTLSVISNRISHIFGLSGPSMTIDTACSSSIVALDQAMRALNAGEIDTAIVGGINILAHPLPFVGFAQARMLSPEGLCRAYDNDGAGYVRAEGGVVFVLRRSDRARQEKDRSYARIVATGTNSAGRTNGISLPSRESQAALLRSIYEGNNIDANQVAFVEGHGTGTKVGDPAEVWSIGTVIGTNRRAPVPIGSIKSNIGHTEPASGLFGMLKAVMALENNYLPASLHFDTPNENIDFDGLNVRVTANPIELLRGKRARLAGINSFGFGGANAHVVISDPEPVSEDRQRNAAAGHMFMASAHTASSLEELLRAYKSSFAKASREEARAIIAASGANRTAMRHRFAARSENPEDIIRAISSHLETPASDLGETGEAVTREAKVAFVFSGNGSQWAGMGADAFRENLHFRQCFTSISALFKFHADLDLAALLTDPDLAHKLADTKIAQPLLFAVQAALSDSLVAMGIKPSAVFGHSVGEIAAAYAAGALSLVDAVAIVAKRSLHQDLLAGKGTMAAVMLGDEAAQAFAEKHGIANVCVAAINARNSVTISGPVAEVTAFRDAARKAKIPVQVLDINYPFHHPIIDQAKKAFMGDIPDLAPRTTEIAYLSTVTGERLDGSQLDVDYWWKNVREPVRFQAATEAAIALGCTMFLEISPRPILSSYVKETIKAATAPGIVVPTLLKEVAPKGIDPVSRAMARAIAHGADCNPARLFGKRNASVRLPLLPFEPTELRPAVTSDSADLFGRGSRVPYTLAGWRADLNSGSWKNHIDGHLFPDLAEHVVDGKSILPGSGFIEIAISAAQQFYGTSEVEITNLEIVRPLELGDTKIMELSTLLSPETGDIEIRSRERLTEDDWAVHAVARCRKPIARNDHIRPDFKGLEKTETVLAAKAYETARQFGLDYGPRFQLLSKAVAFGERFIDVELKTPSETGHPFVSYSLNPISVDATFHGMVALFGRFTGEAGGAPYIPVRFGSVRLAASGQVIKRAIAEVERVSANSIKAKFRFYGEDGKLIAAFDDCRFRRTYLRQHKTLDMLSYHYEAVPSDTLAAMRPAQPKPLPAILLPVDGGDGIDNTTLLFNAAIYRACYEIALKLARGGNQVDMRLLPGDVGFRCFLSNCLVVLGDAGLAEHTDNRWTVTADFALPPVSEILKELYAENAARAVEAVLINDAYTEALDRLSALHATELSGQSGDDTVVQTTGFISEATLDHQAVHSLATRQRTDMVYMALEQAFSSAENGLRIIELGTVSASFTRRLAALAVRHGASLAVIEPRDNAQRNLEIAFEDDARVSVLKKDAFTSVKTVDIVVSASEMLFALADEDPSLRGILGHALRPGGAFIAVTTAPTVFSDFAYGLTDGWFARSQSPEFPIGRFATAPQWEKCLADLRLADIVVDDREGAYGALIALEARAGRSSLDAASQDVAAPVSHHPILVLGSAAATSALPASISDCAIVPVTLTGEETDKVQLLEAFKALQGRAIRAVYLSPVPSADTLKDSEHLQTIVLSLSAFGEAVRVHHADREPTGDERPHLALVAPGGSPVAATSALNSGVWTFCRVLQNEYDLIDLHAVDAPAATPSEVETVLALAATLLQSEHENREWAVIDGHAQEIRTVPGPVEGTLRQTQSFEAATIRQRVASQVGSIAWEATSLPEPGPTDVVVEVAATGLNFRDVMWAMGLLPEEALEDGFAGATIGMELSGHVVALGSEITDLAIGDSVMAMASAAFSTHAVVARAGIARLPETVSPVAAATVPVAFLTAYYAMIELGRIRAGETILIHGAAGGVGLAALQVAKHAGAKVIATAGTREKRHFLTMLGADHVFDSRSLSFVEDIRAVTHGEGVDLVLNSLFAEAMEQSLSLVKPFGRFLELGKRDYFADSKIGLRPFRRNISYFGIDADQLLVNQPDLTKRIFAEVGQLFEEGKFVPLPYRAFAHDEIGNAFRLMQNAGHIGKIVVLPPVSGRDSVSAAAGARMTVSADGVHLVVGGIGGFGLAAANWLVEKGARRIALTTRRGVAGADTLDAIQRWEAKGVVASVHACDITDVDATAAMLATLRREGPLKGIIHAAMVLDDALISNLDRARNRPVIDTKAKGAAVLDSLTRKDDLDLFLLFSSATTLVGNPGQGNYVAANGYLEGLARARRAAGLKGLAIGFGAIADTGYLAQNTEVNDILSKRIGKTALKAQAALDQVEAYIVADPGTVNAATAMIAEFDWAAARNLSVVRQPLFEVVMRTADQHTGSSDGSTLDLVAMIEGKSPQEGEDLLYELVANEIAAILRVSKDTISRNKVLKEIGLDSLMAVELGISFQQNTGFDMPLSGVADNTTVGDVAHKLYEKVSKRDQGSDEDEPPTEDKILSELTQRHKATSPEKVASQ from the coding sequence ATGACAGCAGAAATCATAGGGCGCGCCTGCGTCGCTCCGGGAGCTGATTCGCCTCAAGCTCTTTTTCGGCTTCTGCGGCAGGGCAAATGTGCGGTAACGCGGATTCCATCCGACCGGTGGGACCTTGCCCGCTTCTGGCACCCCGAAATGAACAACCCCGGCAAGACCTATTCGTTTGCCGCCGGCGTGATCGACGATATCTACGGCTTCGACCCTGCCGCCTTCGGCATGTCGCAGCGCGAAGCCATGTATATGGATCCGCAGCAGCGCGTTCTCCTGCAGCTGGCGTGGCGGGCGATCGAGGATGCCAACATTTCGCTGACCTCGCTTCAGGGCGAGAATGTCGGCGTCTATGTCGGCGCGTCGAGCCTCGACCATGCCAACCTGACGGTCGAGGATCCGGCGGCCGCCGGCCCCTACTTCATGACCGGCAATACGCTGTCCGTCATTTCCAACCGGATCTCGCACATCTTCGGGCTCAGCGGCCCGTCCATGACCATCGACACGGCCTGTTCGTCCTCCATCGTCGCGCTCGATCAGGCGATGCGGGCGCTGAATGCCGGAGAAATCGACACTGCCATCGTCGGCGGCATCAACATCCTTGCGCATCCCCTGCCCTTTGTCGGCTTTGCGCAGGCGCGCATGCTGTCGCCCGAAGGCCTGTGCCGCGCCTATGACAATGACGGCGCCGGCTATGTGCGCGCCGAAGGTGGCGTCGTGTTCGTCCTGCGCCGCTCCGACCGGGCGCGGCAGGAAAAGGACCGCAGTTACGCTCGCATCGTCGCGACCGGGACCAACTCGGCCGGCCGCACGAACGGCATCTCGCTGCCGTCGCGCGAATCGCAGGCCGCCCTGCTTCGGTCGATCTATGAGGGCAACAATATCGACGCCAATCAGGTCGCCTTCGTCGAGGGCCACGGGACCGGTACGAAGGTCGGCGACCCCGCGGAAGTCTGGTCGATCGGCACGGTCATCGGCACCAACCGACGTGCGCCGGTGCCGATCGGCTCCATCAAATCGAATATCGGCCATACCGAGCCTGCCTCCGGCCTCTTCGGCATGCTCAAGGCCGTCATGGCGCTGGAGAACAATTATCTCCCGGCATCGCTGCATTTCGATACGCCGAACGAAAACATCGACTTCGACGGATTGAACGTGCGCGTCACGGCGAACCCGATCGAGCTTCTGCGCGGCAAGCGCGCCCGTCTTGCCGGCATCAACTCCTTCGGCTTCGGCGGCGCCAATGCGCATGTCGTGATTTCCGATCCCGAGCCCGTATCCGAAGACCGCCAGCGTAACGCGGCTGCCGGCCACATGTTCATGGCGAGCGCCCATACGGCGAGCAGCCTCGAAGAGCTTCTGCGCGCCTACAAATCGTCCTTCGCCAAGGCGTCCCGCGAGGAAGCCCGCGCCATCATCGCCGCGTCCGGTGCCAACCGCACGGCCATGCGCCATCGCTTTGCAGCGCGCAGCGAGAACCCCGAAGATATTATCCGCGCGATTTCAAGCCATCTGGAAACGCCGGCGTCCGATCTCGGCGAGACCGGCGAAGCCGTGACGCGGGAGGCGAAGGTCGCCTTCGTGTTTTCCGGAAACGGCTCGCAATGGGCCGGCATGGGTGCGGACGCCTTCCGCGAGAACCTGCATTTCCGCCAGTGCTTCACCTCGATCAGCGCTCTGTTCAAGTTCCACGCGGACCTCGATCTCGCTGCGTTGTTGACCGATCCGGATCTTGCCCATAAGCTGGCCGACACCAAGATCGCCCAGCCGCTGCTGTTTGCGGTGCAGGCAGCCCTGTCAGATTCGCTTGTTGCCATGGGAATCAAGCCGTCGGCCGTCTTCGGTCATTCCGTCGGCGAAATCGCAGCAGCCTATGCGGCCGGCGCCCTGTCGCTGGTCGATGCGGTGGCGATCGTCGCCAAGCGCTCCCTTCACCAGGACCTGCTGGCCGGCAAGGGTACCATGGCCGCCGTCATGCTCGGCGACGAAGCCGCACAGGCATTTGCAGAAAAGCATGGCATCGCCAACGTCTGTGTCGCTGCCATCAATGCGCGCAACTCCGTCACCATTTCCGGCCCCGTGGCCGAGGTGACCGCGTTCAGGGATGCCGCCCGCAAGGCGAAGATTCCGGTCCAGGTCCTCGACATCAACTACCCGTTCCACCACCCGATCATCGACCAGGCCAAAAAGGCCTTCATGGGCGATATTCCGGACCTGGCGCCACGCACCACCGAGATCGCCTATCTCTCCACCGTCACTGGCGAGCGCCTCGACGGGTCGCAGCTGGATGTCGACTACTGGTGGAAGAACGTGCGCGAGCCGGTTCGCTTCCAGGCCGCGACGGAAGCAGCTATCGCGCTCGGCTGCACGATGTTCCTCGAGATCTCGCCACGCCCGATCCTGTCGTCCTACGTCAAGGAAACGATCAAGGCGGCGACCGCGCCGGGGATCGTGGTGCCAACATTGCTGAAGGAAGTTGCGCCGAAGGGGATCGACCCGGTTTCGCGCGCCATGGCCCGCGCCATCGCGCATGGTGCCGACTGCAACCCGGCGCGCCTCTTCGGCAAGCGGAATGCATCCGTGCGCCTGCCGCTTCTGCCTTTCGAGCCGACCGAACTTCGGCCGGCCGTCACCAGCGACAGCGCCGACCTCTTCGGCCGCGGCTCCCGCGTGCCCTATACGCTTGCCGGCTGGCGTGCCGATCTGAACAGCGGCAGCTGGAAGAACCATATCGACGGACATCTTTTTCCGGATCTCGCCGAACACGTCGTCGATGGAAAATCCATCTTGCCGGGCAGCGGCTTTATCGAGATCGCGATTTCCGCGGCGCAGCAGTTCTATGGCACCAGCGAGGTCGAGATCACCAATCTTGAAATCGTGCGGCCGCTGGAACTCGGCGACACCAAGATCATGGAGCTCTCGACGCTTCTGTCGCCGGAAACCGGCGATATCGAAATCCGCTCGCGCGAGCGCCTGACGGAAGACGACTGGGCGGTGCATGCGGTTGCCCGCTGCCGCAAGCCGATCGCGCGCAACGACCATATCCGGCCCGACTTCAAGGGGCTTGAGAAGACGGAAACCGTTCTTGCGGCAAAGGCCTACGAGACGGCGCGGCAGTTCGGTCTGGACTACGGTCCGCGATTCCAGCTGCTGTCGAAGGCCGTCGCTTTCGGCGAGCGCTTTATCGATGTCGAGCTGAAGACGCCGTCCGAGACCGGGCATCCCTTCGTGTCCTACAGCCTCAATCCGATCTCCGTCGATGCGACCTTCCACGGCATGGTGGCGCTGTTCGGCCGCTTTACCGGCGAAGCCGGCGGCGCACCCTATATCCCCGTTCGGTTCGGTTCGGTTCGGCTTGCAGCCTCGGGCCAGGTGATCAAGCGGGCGATTGCCGAAGTGGAGCGTGTCAGCGCGAACTCGATCAAGGCCAAGTTCCGTTTCTACGGGGAGGACGGCAAGCTCATTGCTGCGTTCGACGACTGCCGCTTCCGTCGGACCTACCTGCGCCAGCACAAGACGCTGGACATGCTGTCCTACCACTACGAAGCTGTACCCTCGGATACGCTGGCGGCCATGCGCCCAGCGCAGCCGAAGCCACTGCCGGCTATTCTTCTGCCGGTCGATGGCGGCGACGGGATCGACAACACGACGCTTCTCTTCAACGCGGCCATCTACCGGGCTTGCTACGAAATCGCGCTGAAGCTCGCGCGCGGCGGCAATCAGGTGGACATGCGGCTTCTGCCCGGTGATGTCGGCTTCCGCTGCTTCCTCAGCAACTGCCTCGTCGTTCTCGGAGATGCAGGCCTTGCCGAGCACACCGACAATCGCTGGACGGTGACGGCGGATTTCGCGCTGCCTCCGGTCAGCGAGATCCTGAAGGAACTCTACGCCGAAAATGCCGCACGCGCCGTCGAGGCCGTGCTGATCAACGATGCCTACACGGAAGCGCTCGATCGCCTGTCGGCGCTCCACGCTACGGAACTCTCCGGCCAGAGCGGCGATGACACCGTCGTGCAGACGACGGGCTTCATCAGCGAGGCCACGCTCGATCATCAGGCCGTCCACTCGCTGGCCACCCGCCAGCGGACCGACATGGTCTACATGGCACTGGAACAAGCCTTCTCGTCGGCCGAAAACGGCCTTCGCATCATCGAGCTTGGCACCGTGTCGGCCAGTTTCACGCGGCGCCTTGCGGCTCTTGCCGTGCGCCATGGCGCAAGCCTTGCCGTGATCGAGCCGCGCGACAATGCGCAACGCAACCTTGAAATCGCGTTCGAAGACGATGCGCGCGTGTCCGTCCTGAAGAAGGACGCGTTCACGTCGGTCAAGACGGTCGATATCGTCGTCAGTGCCTCCGAGATGCTGTTTGCCTTGGCGGACGAAGACCCGTCGCTTCGCGGTATTCTCGGTCATGCCCTGCGTCCGGGCGGCGCCTTCATCGCCGTGACGACAGCGCCGACCGTGTTCAGCGATTTCGCCTATGGTCTGACGGACGGATGGTTTGCCCGAAGCCAGTCGCCGGAGTTCCCGATCGGCCGCTTTGCGACCGCACCGCAGTGGGAAAAATGTCTTGCCGACCTGAGGCTCGCCGATATCGTCGTCGATGATCGCGAAGGGGCCTATGGCGCGCTGATCGCGCTCGAGGCGAGAGCCGGGCGATCGTCGCTCGACGCAGCCTCGCAGGACGTTGCGGCACCTGTCTCACATCACCCGATCCTTGTGCTCGGGTCAGCGGCGGCGACCTCCGCATTGCCGGCATCCATTTCCGACTGTGCGATCGTGCCCGTGACGCTCACGGGCGAAGAGACCGACAAGGTGCAACTCCTCGAAGCGTTCAAGGCGCTTCAGGGTCGCGCTATCCGGGCGGTCTACCTGTCGCCTGTGCCGTCGGCAGATACGCTCAAGGATTCCGAGCACCTGCAGACCATCGTCCTCTCGCTCAGTGCCTTCGGCGAGGCCGTCCGCGTGCATCATGCAGATCGTGAACCCACGGGCGACGAGCGTCCGCACCTGGCACTGGTTGCCCCGGGCGGATCGCCGGTCGCTGCGACGTCGGCGCTGAACAGCGGCGTCTGGACCTTCTGCCGTGTTCTCCAGAACGAGTACGACCTGATCGATCTCCACGCGGTCGACGCTCCCGCTGCCACCCCGTCCGAGGTCGAAACGGTGCTCGCTCTTGCTGCAACGCTTCTTCAGAGTGAACACGAGAACCGCGAATGGGCCGTCATCGACGGTCATGCGCAGGAGATCCGTACCGTTCCCGGCCCGGTCGAAGGCACCCTTCGCCAGACGCAGTCGTTCGAGGCGGCGACCATCCGCCAGCGGGTGGCCTCGCAGGTCGGCAGCATCGCATGGGAAGCCACCAGCCTGCCGGAACCCGGCCCGACGGATGTCGTCGTCGAAGTCGCGGCCACGGGCCTCAACTTCCGCGACGTGATGTGGGCCATGGGCCTTCTTCCGGAAGAGGCTCTCGAGGACGGATTTGCCGGTGCGACGATCGGCATGGAGCTTTCCGGCCACGTGGTCGCGCTCGGCAGCGAGATCACGGACCTTGCTATCGGCGATTCCGTCATGGCGATGGCTTCGGCCGCCTTCTCGACGCATGCCGTGGTCGCGCGCGCCGGCATCGCCCGACTGCCGGAGACCGTCAGCCCGGTTGCCGCTGCGACGGTTCCGGTTGCCTTCCTCACGGCCTATTATGCGATGATCGAACTCGGTCGCATTCGCGCCGGCGAGACCATTCTCATCCATGGCGCGGCCGGCGGTGTCGGTCTTGCGGCGCTGCAGGTGGCAAAGCATGCCGGTGCCAAGGTGATCGCCACCGCGGGCACCCGCGAGAAGCGTCATTTCCTGACGATGCTGGGTGCCGATCACGTCTTCGATTCGCGTTCTCTGTCGTTCGTGGAGGACATTCGCGCCGTGACCCATGGCGAGGGCGTCGATCTCGTTCTGAACTCGCTCTTTGCCGAGGCGATGGAGCAGAGCCTGTCGCTGGTCAAACCCTTCGGCCGGTTCCTCGAGCTCGGCAAGCGCGACTACTTTGCCGACAGCAAGATCGGGCTTCGCCCGTTCCGCCGGAACATCAGCTATTTCGGGATCGATGCCGACCAGCTCCTCGTTAACCAGCCGGACCTGACGAAGCGGATCTTCGCCGAGGTCGGACAGTTGTTCGAAGAGGGCAAGTTCGTGCCGCTGCCCTATCGTGCCTTTGCGCATGACGAGATCGGCAACGCCTTCCGCCTGATGCAGAATGCAGGGCATATCGGCAAGATCGTCGTGCTCCCGCCAGTATCGGGTCGGGATTCCGTTTCGGCAGCCGCGGGCGCGCGGATGACGGTATCGGCTGACGGTGTGCATCTCGTCGTCGGCGGCATCGGCGGCTTCGGCCTGGCCGCTGCCAATTGGCTCGTGGAAAAGGGCGCCCGCAGGATCGCGCTGACCACCCGGCGCGGCGTGGCCGGTGCGGATACGCTGGACGCCATCCAGCGTTGGGAAGCCAAGGGCGTCGTTGCCAGCGTTCACGCCTGCGATATCACCGATGTCGATGCGACCGCTGCGATGCTGGCCACGCTGCGGCGCGAAGGTCCGTTGAAGGGCATCATTCATGCCGCCATGGTGCTTGACGATGCGCTGATCTCCAATCTCGACAGGGCGCGCAACCGTCCCGTCATCGACACCAAGGCCAAGGGCGCCGCCGTGCTCGACAGTCTGACGCGGAAAGACGATCTGGATCTCTTCTTGCTGTTCTCGTCGGCGACGACCCTGGTCGGCAATCCCGGCCAAGGCAATTACGTCGCGGCCAACGGCTATCTCGAGGGACTGGCGCGGGCGCGGCGGGCAGCGGGGCTGAAGGGTCTCGCCATCGGCTTCGGCGCGATCGCCGATACCGGCTATCTGGCGCAGAATACCGAGGTCAACGACATCCTGTCGAAGCGTATCGGCAAGACGGCTCTGAAGGCGCAGGCGGCGCTCGACCAGGTCGAAGCTTACATCGTTGCCGACCCCGGCACGGTGAATGCGGCAACTGCCATGATCGCCGAGTTCGACTGGGCGGCCGCGCGCAATCTGTCGGTCGTTCGCCAGCCGCTTTTCGAGGTGGTGATGCGCACCGCGGACCAGCATACCGGCAGCAGCGACGGCAGCACGCTCGATCTCGTCGCCATGATCGAGGGCAAATCGCCGCAGGAGGGCGAAGATCTGCTTTATGAGCTCGTGGCCAACGAAATCGCCGCAATTCTGCGGGTTTCCAAGGATACGATCTCCCGGAACAAGGTCTTGAAGGAAATCGGACTGGACAGCCTGATGGCCGTGGAACTCGGCATCAGCTTCCAGCAGAATACGGGCTTCGACATGCCGCTCTCAGGCGTCGCCGACAACACGACCGTTGGGGATGTTGCGCACAAGCTGTACGAAAAGGTCAGCAAGCGCGATCAGGGAAGCGACGAGGACGAGCCGCCGACGGAAGACAAGATCCTGAGCGAACTGACCCAGCGCCACAAGGCGACGTCTCCGGAGAAAGTTGCAAGCCAATGA
- a CDS encoding potassium transporter Kup has product MTASAGPAQQDTAGTKKFLVLLMGSIGVVYGDIGTSPLYAFREALRPFSHDGISHNEVIGLISLMVWTLTIIVTFKYVLFLLRADNDGEGGTLSLLALLMKKTGRYMPVLFFAGIIGAALFIGDAMITPALSVMSAVEGLKLVTPALGDYVLPISAAMMVGLFAVQSRGTAAVSNFFGPITILWFLAMAWGGILHIGDDYTILEALNPVNAVWFITHAGFVGLIVLGAVFLTVTGAEALYADLGHFGRKPIQVAWFILVFPSLALNYLGQGAFVLAHPEAAENPFYLMYPDWALLPVVLLATAATIIASQAVITGAFSLARQAVHLGFLPRLQITFTSETNTGQIYVPAVNTLLFVGVLVLIFTFGDSESLATAYGISVTGAMVVTTLMAFQFLRSVWKWSAVAAGAILLPLLLLETVFLAANLLKIHDGGWVPVLLAATIMVIMWTWRKGSMILREKTARNDIPLETFIRSIEKKSDHAPVAVPGTAVFLTSVPDKTPAVLLHNIKHNHVLHEQNVILTVRTADTPYVPPTSRIELVRISERFLRIQITFGFMDDQNVSKALGLCKKAGFKFEIMQTSFYVGRRNLISDPNSGLPKWQDRLYIALAGIGIDPSDYFRLPANRVVELGEQVTI; this is encoded by the coding sequence ATGACCGCATCCGCCGGCCCTGCCCAGCAGGACACCGCAGGCACGAAGAAATTTCTCGTCCTGCTCATGGGATCCATCGGCGTCGTTTACGGCGACATCGGGACCAGCCCACTCTACGCTTTTCGCGAAGCGCTTCGCCCCTTTTCGCATGACGGCATCAGCCATAACGAGGTCATCGGCCTCATCTCGCTAATGGTCTGGACGCTGACGATCATCGTCACCTTCAAATACGTCCTGTTCCTTCTGCGCGCCGACAATGACGGCGAAGGCGGCACGCTGTCGCTTCTCGCTTTGCTGATGAAGAAGACCGGGCGCTACATGCCAGTTCTGTTCTTTGCCGGCATCATTGGCGCCGCCCTGTTCATCGGGGATGCCATGATCACGCCGGCGCTGTCGGTCATGTCCGCCGTTGAGGGGCTGAAGCTCGTGACGCCCGCGCTCGGTGACTATGTGCTGCCGATTTCGGCCGCCATGATGGTGGGCCTTTTCGCTGTCCAGTCTCGCGGTACCGCCGCCGTCTCCAATTTCTTTGGACCGATCACCATTCTCTGGTTTCTTGCCATGGCCTGGGGAGGCATCCTGCATATCGGTGACGACTATACGATCCTCGAAGCTCTCAACCCCGTCAACGCCGTGTGGTTCATCACGCATGCGGGCTTCGTCGGCCTCATCGTGCTCGGCGCCGTTTTCCTGACCGTCACCGGGGCCGAAGCGCTCTACGCCGATCTCGGTCACTTCGGCCGCAAGCCGATCCAGGTAGCGTGGTTCATCCTGGTCTTCCCGTCGCTGGCACTCAACTATCTGGGCCAGGGCGCCTTCGTCCTGGCGCATCCGGAGGCGGCGGAAAACCCGTTCTACCTGATGTATCCGGACTGGGCGCTGTTGCCGGTCGTGCTTCTGGCAACGGCCGCCACGATCATCGCCAGCCAGGCCGTCATCACCGGCGCCTTCTCGCTGGCGCGGCAGGCGGTCCATCTCGGGTTCCTCCCACGCCTGCAGATCACCTTCACCTCGGAGACGAATACGGGGCAGATCTACGTTCCCGCCGTGAACACCCTGCTCTTCGTCGGCGTTCTCGTGCTCATCTTCACCTTCGGGGACTCGGAGTCGCTTGCGACCGCCTATGGCATCTCCGTCACCGGCGCCATGGTGGTCACCACGCTGATGGCGTTCCAGTTTCTGCGCTCGGTGTGGAAATGGAGCGCCGTTGCCGCCGGTGCGATCCTCCTGCCACTGCTGCTTCTGGAAACCGTGTTCCTTGCCGCAAACCTCCTGAAGATCCACGATGGCGGTTGGGTGCCCGTGCTGCTGGCGGCCACCATCATGGTCATCATGTGGACATGGCGGAAGGGCTCGATGATCCTGCGCGAAAAGACCGCGCGCAACGACATCCCGCTCGAAACCTTCATCCGGTCGATAGAGAAGAAGTCGGATCATGCCCCCGTGGCCGTTCCCGGCACGGCCGTGTTCCTGACCAGCGTGCCCGACAAGACGCCGGCCGTGCTGCTGCACAATATCAAGCACAACCACGTCCTGCACGAGCAGAACGTCATCCTGACCGTTCGCACGGCCGATACGCCCTATGTGCCGCCCACATCGCGCATCGAACTCGTCCGGATTTCCGAACGCTTTCTCCGCATCCAGATCACATTCGGATTCATGGACGACCAGAACGTGTCCAAGGCGCTCGGCCTTTGCAAGAAAGCGGGCTTCAAGTTCGAGATCATGCAGACGTCGTTTTATGTCGGAAGACGCAACCTGATCAGCGACCCGAACTCGGGCCTGCCGAAGTGGCAGGATCGCCTCTACATCGCGCTCGCGGGTATCGGCATCGATCCGTCCGACTACTTCCGCCTGCCGGCAAACCGGGTGGTGGAACTGGGCGAACAGGTGACGATCTGA